A part of Streptomyces sp. NBC_01497 genomic DNA contains:
- a CDS encoding Mu transposase C-terminal domain-containing protein translates to MSVRRGGRPVLQVGAHVRFRDRTWQVIAMAGQQVHLAGETGEDETVVAGHLFADPSFTIVGAEMPQAATQWGLFETAPEDARRKALAWQRHIREVETGLPGGTDSDGAPRAEYDPDRFTLAQREEAKATELTAIGFGPVSRTTVQRMRLAYRKQGLWGLVDHRTTRRPVPTGRTDERVIAAIEEALRRQRGRSKGTVKGLMPLVTQILTDRHGRGTVPAPSQATFYRLVHQLADPAEHPHRPARTLPSPTGGQAFTPTVALRPGEQVQVDTTRLDVLAVFDDGTTGRPELTIAVDVATRAILAAVLRPAGTKAVDAALLLAEMAVPHAARPSWPDALCLAHTQLPQLQRLMDLDERLEGAAARPVVVPETIVVDRGKVYLSTAFTAACETLGISVQPTPPHAPAAKGIVERTFGTVNALLCQHLPGYTGSDVTRRGPDAEGEACFSVAQMQDLLDEWLIHYHHRPHEGLRHPTLPKKALTPNQMWAALIAVTGYVPLPLSGSDYLELLPVRWQAITERGIRVDHRTYDHDVLAPYRGQPSPVTARGGKWEVHTNPHDARQVWIRLPDGHLTEIPWIHRDHIHQPFNSATWQHIKTITTRHSDRDTHEADLADALDQLMRRAHAGTATPGEQRLITRAAPLKTPPPAAGTRPPYDPAPQADAWDDAWDDDSIDDLDDLDDQPDEPEQADSEDELGPGDTSDVPVPYTGLGLYDPAQEALNW, encoded by the coding sequence GTGAGCGTGCGGCGTGGCGGCCGGCCGGTGCTGCAGGTCGGAGCGCACGTCCGCTTCCGTGACCGCACCTGGCAGGTCATCGCGATGGCGGGGCAGCAGGTCCACCTCGCCGGTGAAACAGGCGAAGACGAGACGGTCGTGGCCGGACACCTGTTCGCCGACCCGTCCTTCACCATCGTGGGCGCCGAAATGCCCCAGGCCGCAACGCAGTGGGGTCTGTTCGAAACCGCGCCCGAGGACGCGCGGCGCAAGGCACTGGCCTGGCAGCGGCACATCCGCGAGGTGGAGACCGGCCTGCCCGGCGGGACGGACAGCGACGGGGCGCCCCGGGCCGAGTACGACCCCGACCGGTTCACCCTCGCACAGCGCGAGGAGGCCAAGGCCACGGAGCTGACCGCGATCGGCTTCGGCCCTGTCTCCCGGACCACGGTGCAGCGCATGCGCCTGGCCTACCGCAAGCAGGGACTGTGGGGGCTGGTTGACCACCGCACCACCCGTCGGCCCGTGCCTACCGGGCGCACCGACGAACGCGTCATCGCCGCCATCGAGGAAGCGCTGCGCCGCCAGCGCGGCCGTTCCAAGGGCACCGTCAAGGGCTTGATGCCCCTGGTCACACAGATCCTTACCGACCGGCACGGCCGCGGCACAGTGCCCGCCCCCTCCCAGGCCACCTTCTACCGGCTCGTCCACCAGCTCGCCGACCCTGCCGAACACCCCCACCGCCCCGCCCGTACTCTCCCCTCCCCCACCGGCGGACAGGCGTTCACCCCGACCGTGGCGCTGCGGCCGGGCGAGCAGGTGCAGGTCGACACCACACGGCTGGACGTCCTGGCCGTCTTCGACGACGGCACCACCGGCCGGCCCGAACTCACGATCGCCGTCGACGTCGCCACCCGCGCCATCCTCGCCGCGGTCCTGCGGCCCGCCGGCACCAAGGCAGTCGACGCGGCCCTGCTGCTCGCCGAGATGGCCGTCCCGCACGCGGCCCGTCCCTCCTGGCCCGACGCACTGTGCCTCGCCCACACCCAACTCCCCCAGCTACAGCGGCTGATGGACCTGGACGAACGGCTCGAGGGCGCGGCTGCCCGGCCGGTGGTGGTGCCCGAGACGATCGTCGTGGACCGGGGCAAGGTCTACCTGTCCACGGCGTTCACCGCCGCCTGCGAAACCCTCGGCATCAGCGTCCAGCCCACCCCGCCCCACGCCCCCGCCGCCAAAGGCATCGTCGAACGCACCTTCGGCACGGTCAACGCCCTGCTGTGCCAGCACCTGCCCGGCTACACCGGCTCCGACGTCACCCGCCGCGGACCGGACGCCGAAGGCGAGGCCTGCTTCAGCGTCGCCCAGATGCAGGACCTTCTGGACGAATGGCTGATCCACTACCACCACCGCCCCCACGAAGGCCTGCGCCACCCCACCCTGCCGAAGAAGGCTCTCACCCCGAACCAGATGTGGGCCGCGCTTATCGCCGTGACCGGCTACGTGCCCCTCCCCTTGAGCGGCAGCGACTACCTCGAACTGCTGCCGGTGCGCTGGCAGGCCATCACCGAACGCGGCATCCGCGTCGACCACCGCACCTACGACCACGATGTCCTCGCCCCCTACCGCGGTCAGCCCTCCCCCGTCACCGCACGCGGCGGCAAATGGGAAGTCCACACCAACCCCCACGACGCCCGCCAGGTCTGGATCCGCCTGCCCGACGGACACCTGACAGAGATCCCGTGGATCCACCGCGACCACATTCACCAGCCGTTCAACAGCGCCACCTGGCAGCACATCAAAACGATCACCACCCGCCACAGCGACCGCGACACCCACGAAGCCGACCTCGCCGACGCCCTCGACCAGCTCATGCGCCGCGCCCACGCCGGCACCGCTACCCCCGGCGAACAGCGCCTGATCACCCGCGCCGCACCACTGAAAACACCCCCGCCCGCAGCCGGCACCCGCCCTCCCTACGATCCGGCCCCGCAGGCCGACGCCTGGGACGACGCCTGGGACGACGACAGCATCGACGACCTCGACGACCTCGACGACCAGCCCGACGAACCAGAACAGGCCGACAGCGAAGACGAACTCGGACCCGGCGACACCAGCGACGTGCCCGTCCCGTACACCGGACTCGGCCTCTACGACCCCGCTCAGGAAGCCCTCAACTGGTGA
- a CDS encoding TnsA-like heteromeric transposase endonuclease subunit, with product MQTDTGSEWEAVFVDPLGQVVQQRWADAVLAVAFEELEPVSAFPVVPRRRWGPGQWWSATTGRHVACGSAAMRAQLTVLDRDPEVVGLAGRPVRLLWRDARGQVRSWVPQLFARHRDGTALLADCPNHLEAGGERAQRAATVLEAACAQAGWSYRRLEPLEKTLSANLKWLAGYRHPRNAGHPRLAAALREVFAQPQPLIEGVEAVGDPIEVLPAVFHALWHGHLTAPLDVPLNERVLVSTGAGGANGHGGPGSGEGQ from the coding sequence ATGCAGACGGATACCGGATCCGAGTGGGAGGCGGTCTTCGTCGATCCTCTCGGGCAGGTGGTGCAGCAGCGGTGGGCGGACGCGGTTCTCGCGGTGGCCTTCGAGGAGTTGGAGCCGGTGTCGGCGTTCCCGGTGGTGCCGAGGCGGCGGTGGGGTCCTGGGCAGTGGTGGTCGGCCACGACCGGCCGGCATGTGGCGTGCGGGTCGGCCGCGATGCGGGCGCAGCTGACGGTGCTGGACCGCGACCCCGAGGTGGTCGGCCTGGCCGGGCGGCCGGTGCGTCTGCTGTGGCGGGACGCGCGCGGCCAGGTCCGCTCGTGGGTGCCGCAGCTCTTCGCCCGCCACCGCGACGGCACCGCCCTGCTGGCCGACTGCCCCAACCACCTGGAGGCCGGCGGCGAGCGGGCGCAGCGTGCTGCGACGGTCCTTGAGGCGGCGTGCGCGCAGGCCGGCTGGAGCTACCGGCGCCTTGAGCCGCTGGAGAAGACGCTTTCGGCAAACCTGAAATGGCTGGCCGGGTACCGCCACCCCCGCAACGCCGGCCATCCCCGTCTCGCGGCCGCCCTGCGTGAGGTGTTCGCACAGCCGCAGCCGCTGATCGAGGGCGTCGAAGCGGTGGGCGACCCGATCGAAGTCCTGCCCGCCGTCTTCCACGCCCTGTGGCACGGACACCTCACCGCGCCCCTGGACGTACCGCTTAACGAGCGGGTCCTCGTCAGCACCGGCGCCGGCGGTGCGAACGGCCACGGCGGCCCGGGCAGCGGGGAGGGGCAGTGA
- a CDS encoding DNA-binding protein: MTHHPGLLRTVPLQGETTSSLICRIAGRYGMEAKVLRSCWQWRNYPPGHDGGGTRADAEVLLNPPGRQLLAGMCGVEEDVLARALPSWGQQDAKLSARKNSVPAAAWRTGGAVAGPVAFGCRLCAARRAGTAVRVVRYAPRWERVCVRHGRWLLDADADQPLEYLDVRGVPEVAAAQRRWTGVTRRAVRAGAEPERVFALAYAVVARWWEQALHWERETLWPQRLHQVAGGNAGTELERWRIVGRDAVVFPEVVAVADALLDPAMAELVWRDSGAGRPRALPSDGAFCRRLGERVGRGWLGPLAATDYGGPLTSWMGAVIRIRRGAGGPPGYDNDPWWLRQEHQPATMAGQLRVLSKERSAPGSGTTWRSAVPAEQRALISSLVNDAEEQLTQLRGAQYGKTADAAQQLLGNLGHAATLIEQAVRESAAAAFAAGMALEDLARWARLPADVLAEALADQRNERPGKER; the protein is encoded by the coding sequence GTGACCCATCACCCCGGCCTGCTGCGGACAGTTCCCCTTCAGGGGGAGACGACCTCGTCGCTGATCTGCCGCATCGCGGGCCGTTACGGGATGGAAGCGAAGGTGTTGCGGTCGTGCTGGCAGTGGCGCAACTACCCGCCGGGGCACGACGGCGGGGGCACGCGGGCCGACGCCGAGGTGCTGCTGAACCCGCCCGGACGACAGCTACTGGCAGGCATGTGCGGCGTCGAGGAAGACGTGCTGGCGCGGGCGTTGCCGTCCTGGGGACAGCAGGACGCCAAGCTGTCGGCCAGAAAGAACAGCGTGCCGGCGGCCGCGTGGCGGACCGGGGGTGCGGTCGCCGGGCCGGTCGCCTTCGGCTGCCGTCTGTGCGCGGCCCGGCGCGCGGGGACGGCCGTGCGGGTGGTGCGGTACGCGCCGCGATGGGAGCGGGTGTGTGTCCGGCACGGGCGGTGGCTCCTGGACGCCGACGCCGACCAGCCTCTTGAGTATCTGGACGTACGGGGTGTGCCGGAAGTGGCCGCGGCGCAGCGGCGGTGGACTGGTGTGACGCGGCGGGCGGTACGGGCTGGAGCGGAGCCGGAGAGGGTGTTCGCTCTGGCTTATGCGGTGGTGGCCCGGTGGTGGGAGCAGGCTCTGCACTGGGAGCGGGAGACGCTGTGGCCTCAGCGGCTGCACCAGGTCGCGGGCGGCAACGCCGGTACAGAGCTGGAGCGGTGGCGGATCGTGGGCCGGGACGCGGTCGTCTTCCCCGAGGTGGTGGCCGTGGCCGACGCGCTGCTGGACCCGGCGATGGCCGAGCTGGTGTGGAGGGACAGCGGTGCCGGGCGGCCGCGGGCGCTGCCCTCCGACGGGGCGTTCTGCCGCCGACTCGGTGAGCGCGTCGGGCGGGGGTGGCTGGGGCCGCTGGCGGCAACCGACTACGGCGGCCCGCTGACCTCGTGGATGGGCGCCGTCATCCGCATCCGTCGTGGCGCCGGCGGCCCGCCCGGCTACGACAACGATCCGTGGTGGCTGCGCCAGGAACACCAGCCCGCGACCATGGCCGGACAGTTGCGCGTCCTGTCCAAGGAACGTAGCGCGCCCGGCTCGGGCACCACGTGGCGCTCTGCGGTGCCGGCCGAGCAGCGGGCGCTGATCAGCAGCCTGGTCAACGACGCCGAAGAGCAGCTGACCCAGCTGCGCGGCGCCCAGTACGGCAAGACCGCCGACGCCGCGCAGCAGTTGCTGGGCAACCTCGGCCATGCCGCCACACTGATCGAGCAGGCCGTCCGGGAGAGCGCAGCAGCAGCCTTCGCGGCCGGGATGGCGCTGGAGGACCTGGCGCGCTGGGCCCGTCTGCCGGCCGATGTCCTGGCCGAGGCACTCGCGGACCAGCGCAACGAGCGGCCGGGAAAGGAGCGGTGA